The Triticum aestivum cultivar Chinese Spring chromosome 3A, IWGSC CS RefSeq v2.1, whole genome shotgun sequence genome includes a region encoding these proteins:
- the LOC123062542 gene encoding uncharacterized protein At2g33490 yields the protein MKSPLRRLRGFGHHHPKERKAHPPPPAKLDELAEAAQDVEQMRKCYDGLLSAAAATTNSVYEFSEALEEMGSCLLAKNALNDEDDDSGRVLMMLGKAQFELTKSLDNYRTHIIHTITTPSESLLKELQTVEEMKHQCDTKREAYEVMRASYGQKGQSKNSKVESFSAEQLQDSLVEYQEDAALFIFRLKSLKQGQFHSLLTQAARHHASQLIFFRRGLKCLEALEPHVKAIAEKQHIDYQFTGLEDNESDNDGSSSYQETCSDDRELSFDYEINDRDQDFIASRGSMDLDKGDLRTSPTPIKEIKQEEVKLLKAEAAAPQVKPEIITHSAPMFADNFVDQTERLRQIRPSSARHSYKLPTPADDDYPRSAAVHRSHHSAHFFGSKDGAAANLWHSSPPAKDYKASTMHSGPIKLPSNSDFSKKLKRESWSGPIPSKAGSSKPDPKSSMGRPHAMISKSCVHARQPSPVSPKMFPPSIVSPKISEVHELPRPPANVEPLRPCGLVGYSGPLVSKRQAPTAPVRASPTASQTASPLPRPPASLARSFSIPSNSQRTPLITVNKLLEARSSRESSEISSPPLTPLFSSTSQHKKQLKAALGEKGMS from the exons ATGAAATCGCCATTGCGGAGGCTCCGGGGCTTCGGCCACCACCACCCCAAGGAGCGGAAGGCGCACCCCCCGCCGCCCGCCAAGCTCGACGAGCTCGCCGAAGCTGCCCAG GATGTGGAACAAATGAGGAAGTGTTATGACGGCTTGCTTTCAGCTGCAGCCGCTACAACAAATAGCGTCTATG AGTTTTCGGAGGCCTTGGAGGAAATGGGAAGTTGCTTACTTGCAAAAAATGCACTaaatgatgaggatgatgatagtg GCAGAGTGCTGATGATGCTTGGAAAGGCCCAGTTTGAACTAACAAAGTCTCTGGATAACTAT CGTACACATATCATTCATACAATCACTACCCCATCGGAATCTCTTCTCAAGGAGCTACAAACCGTGGAG GAAATGAAGCACCAATGTGACACGAAAAG GGAGGCGTACGAagtcatgagggcatcttatggacaAAAAGGACAGTCAAAGAATTCAAAAGTCGAATCGTTTTCTGCAGAACAACTGCAAGATTCACTTGTTGAATACCAAGAGGATGCAGCGTTGTTCATATTTCGCTTGAAATCTCTGAAGCAGGGGCAATTCCATAGTCTTTTAACACAGGCTGCTCGCCATCATGCTTCTCAG CTAATTTTTTTCAGGAGAGGACTCAAGTGCCTTGAGGCACTTGAACCCCATGTAAAAGCAATAGCTGAGAAACAGCACATTGACTATCAGTTCACCGGCCTTGAGGACAATGAATCTGACAACGATGGCTCCAGCTCTTACCAAGAGACTTGTAGTGATGACAGAGAACTGAGTTTCGACTATGAAATAAATGATAGAGACCAAGATTTTATTGCTTCGAGAGGTTCAATGGAT TTGGATAAAGGAGACCTGAGGACTTCCCCAACGCCAATAAAAGAGATCAAGCAG GAAGAGGTGAAGCTACTGAAGGCAGAAGCAGCAGCTCCACAAGTGAAGCCTGAGATCATCACACATTCAGCTCCAATGTTTGCTGACAATTTTGTCGATCAAACAGAGAGGCTTCGGCAAATCCGGCCATCTTCAGCCCGGCACTCATACAAACTCCCAACACCAGCGGATGATGACTATCCCAGATCAGCAGCTGTTCACAGGTCTCATCATTCCGCGCATTTTTTCGGAAGTAAAGATGGCGCTGCAGCCAACTTGTGGCATTCATCTCCACCGGCGAAAGATTACAAGGCGAGCACCATGCATAGTGGTCCCATTAAACTGCCATCAAACTCTGATTTTAGTAAGAAGTTAAAGAGAGAGTCCTGGTCTGGTCCGATTCCAAGCAAAGCAGGATCAAGCAAGCCTGATCCCAAGTCATCCATGGGCCGTCCTCATGCGATGATATCCAAGTCGTGTGTTCATGCTAGGCAGCCGTCACCAGTTTCACCCAAGATGTTCCCACCTTCAATAGTATCCCCCAAAATCAGTGAGGTTCATGAGCTGCCTAGGCCTCCGGCCAATGTTGAGCCCCTCCGGCCTTGTGGTCTAGTTGGCTACTCCGGTCCTTTGGTATCAAAGCGCCAAGCTCCTACAGCACCTGTCCGTGCCTCGCCAACAGCGTCGCAGACAGCCTCGCCGCTTCCGCGGCCACCTGCTTCCTTGGCTCGCAGTTTCTCCATACCCTCGAACAGCCAGAGAACACCCCTCATTACAGTCAATAAGTTGCTTGAGGCCAGAAGTAGCAGAGAGAGCAGTGAAATTTCCTCCCCACCACTCACTCCGTTGTTTTCTTCTACCAGCCAACACAAAAAACAATTAAAGGCAGCACTCGGAGAAAAGGGTATGTCATAG